From Campylobacter upsaliensis, the proteins below share one genomic window:
- a CDS encoding cation acetate symporter, with amino-acid sequence MKALVFLSCLLNLTFGAGFELGEVSQKSLNITAITMFLLFVLATLFITYYSNKKSQSKSGFYTAGGNITGMQNGMAIAGDFMSAASFLGITALVFTNGFDGLIYSIGFLVGWPIILFLIAEKFRNLGKFTFADITAYRLEAKSIRTISAISALSVIVFYLIAQMVGAGQLIQLLFGLPYTFAVILVGILMICYVAFGGMHATTWVQIIKAILLLSGATFMAIMILYLTKFDLKYYFDLAISHHPKGESIMKPGTFLPDTISALSLGLALMFGTAGLPHILMRFFTVKDAKEARKSVFYATGFIGYFYILTFIIGFGAIALLLSNPEFINADGSFKGASNMIAVTLAELLGGDIFLGFISAVAFATILAVVAGLAISGAGAISHDLYVNVLKNGKVEHKNEMKITKFATIGIGIFAILLGIVFENQNVAFTVGLAFAIAASVNFPILLLCIYWKNLTTKGAFWGGLIGLIVVLALVILSPSIWVKSFGFSEAIFPYDHPALFSMPLSFLLIYLISKFDRSKRAKKDREGFEAQDFRAQSGVGISEAVAH; translated from the coding sequence ATGAAAGCTTTAGTTTTTTTAAGCTGTCTTTTAAATTTAACCTTTGGTGCTGGTTTTGAACTAGGAGAGGTTAGTCAAAAGTCTTTAAATATAACGGCTATAACTATGTTTTTACTTTTTGTTTTAGCGACCCTATTTATCACTTATTATTCTAATAAAAAATCCCAATCTAAAAGCGGATTTTACACAGCTGGGGGTAATATCACTGGTATGCAAAATGGTATGGCTATCGCGGGTGATTTTATGAGTGCGGCAAGTTTTCTTGGTATCACGGCTTTAGTTTTTACAAACGGCTTTGACGGACTGATTTACTCCATAGGCTTTTTAGTAGGTTGGCCTATTATTTTATTTTTAATCGCAGAAAAATTCAGAAATCTTGGCAAATTCACCTTTGCAGATATTACAGCCTATCGTTTAGAGGCTAAATCTATAAGAACTATTTCGGCAATTTCAGCCCTAAGCGTCATCGTTTTTTATCTCATTGCACAAATGGTAGGAGCAGGACAGCTTATACAATTACTTTTTGGCTTACCTTACACCTTTGCAGTTATTTTAGTGGGAATTTTAATGATATGTTATGTAGCTTTTGGCGGTATGCACGCAACGACTTGGGTGCAAATCATAAAAGCCATTTTACTCTTATCGGGAGCGACTTTTATGGCGATTATGATTTTATATCTTACGAAATTTGATTTAAAATATTATTTTGATTTAGCCATTTCACACCATCCAAAAGGCGAGAGTATTATGAAGCCTGGCACTTTTCTACCCGATACCATTTCAGCCCTTTCTTTAGGCTTAGCACTGATGTTTGGAACGGCGGGACTGCCTCATATTTTAATGAGATTTTTTACCGTTAAAGACGCTAAAGAAGCGAGAAAGTCCGTTTTTTACGCGACAGGCTTTATAGGCTATTTTTATATACTCACTTTCATCATAGGCTTTGGAGCCATAGCACTTTTACTAAGTAACCCTGAATTTATCAATGCTGATGGAAGCTTTAAGGGTGCTAGTAATATGATAGCTGTAACCTTAGCCGAGCTTTTAGGTGGGGATATTTTTTTAGGCTTTATTTCGGCAGTAGCTTTTGCGACTATTTTGGCTGTTGTTGCAGGACTTGCTATTTCAGGTGCGGGAGCGATTAGCCACGATTTATATGTCAATGTTCTTAAAAATGGCAAGGTCGAACATAAAAATGAAATGAAAATCACAAAATTCGCAACCATAGGCATAGGAATTTTCGCCATTTTACTTGGCATAGTTTTTGAAAATCAAAATGTCGCCTTTACCGTAGGACTTGCCTTTGCTATCGCCGCAAGCGTGAATTTTCCTATACTTTTGCTTTGCATTTATTGGAAAAATCTTACCACAAAAGGTGCTTTTTGGGGTGGTTTAATAGGACTTATAGTCGTTCTTGCTCTTGTGATTTTAAGCCCGAGTATATGGGTTAAAAGTTTTGGCTTTAGTGAGGCAATCTTTCCTTACGACCACCCCGCTTTATTTTCAATGCCTTTAAGTTTCTTACTTATTTATCTCATCTCCAAATTTGACCGCTCCAAAAGGGCTAAAAAAGATAGAGAAGGCTTTGAAGCACAAGATTTTAGAGCGCAAAGTGGTGTAGGCATTAGCGAGGCAGTAGCTCATTAA
- a CDS encoding PhoX family protein, producing MQRRDFLKASSLALSYVGFFTAAPINAFGTSLKGQNLLGFKAISASTKDEVIVPSGYEVKPLISFGDPLFSNATPFDEGKTINATSIANIAKTFGDNTDGMSLFPLDDERAILCVNNEYINPELLFNDNGKTMDEQKVAYEQNAVGVSIFEIKQGQNGFEVVLDSPYNRRITAHTPMQISGGAKGHKSMRTKADKKGELALGTLNNCANGQTPWGTYLTCEENFDDFFGSSDANYKFTESEKRYGLGVKSTYGWEIDSRFDLAKNPNEPNRFGFVVEIDPYDANSTPIKRTALGRFKHENVEIVISKEGNVVAYMGDDEINEFLYKFVSKGKFDPNNPKNNKNLLDEGTLYVAKFEGENLSGKGEWIELSYGKNNLVAKNGFHSQADILINTRLAASIVGATPMDRPEWIAADLKGEFVYATLTNNKKRESTDAANPRVKNIYGQIIRWSPKKNNHLDTKFEWDMFLLAGNPTKHPNSLHKGTSNITKDNMFNSPDGLKFDKFGRLWIQTDGDYSNKGDYEGMGNNQMLCADPATGEIRRFLTAPIAAEVTGLAFSSDHKTMFVGIQHPGEKLAPSHYPNGGNSTPRSTIVQIRKKDGGIIGS from the coding sequence ATGCAAAGACGCGATTTTTTAAAGGCAAGCTCTCTTGCACTTTCTTATGTAGGCTTTTTTACAGCAGCACCAATTAACGCTTTTGGCACTTCTTTAAAGGGACAGAATTTGCTAGGATTTAAGGCAATTAGTGCGAGCACAAAAGATGAGGTTATCGTCCCAAGTGGCTATGAAGTTAAGCCTCTCATTAGCTTTGGCGATCCGCTTTTTAGCAATGCCACGCCTTTTGATGAAGGCAAAACAATCAACGCAACTTCCATTGCAAATATCGCAAAAACTTTCGGTGATAATACAGACGGAATGTCGCTTTTCCCACTTGATGATGAAAGAGCCATTTTGTGCGTTAATAATGAATATATTAATCCAGAGCTTTTATTTAACGATAATGGTAAAACTATGGATGAGCAAAAAGTAGCTTATGAGCAAAATGCTGTGGGTGTAAGCATTTTTGAGATTAAACAGGGTCAAAACGGCTTTGAAGTCGTGCTAGACTCTCCTTATAATCGCAGAATCACAGCCCACACTCCTATGCAAATTAGCGGCGGTGCAAAGGGTCATAAAAGTATGCGAACAAAGGCAGATAAGAAGGGTGAATTAGCACTTGGCACACTTAATAACTGTGCAAATGGACAAACTCCGTGGGGGACTTACTTAACCTGTGAAGAGAATTTTGATGACTTTTTTGGAAGTAGCGATGCAAACTACAAATTTACAGAAAGTGAAAAACGCTACGGACTAGGCGTAAAAAGCACTTATGGCTGGGAGATTGATTCTAGATTTGACCTTGCTAAAAATCCAAATGAGCCAAATCGCTTCGGCTTTGTTGTCGAAATCGACCCTTATGATGCAAATTCTACGCCGATTAAACGCACTGCACTTGGTCGCTTTAAGCACGAAAATGTTGAAATTGTCATTAGTAAAGAGGGTAATGTAGTCGCTTATATGGGCGATGATGAAATCAATGAATTTTTATACAAATTCGTTTCAAAAGGCAAATTTGATCCAAATAATCCTAAGAATAATAAAAATCTTTTAGATGAAGGAACACTTTATGTCGCAAAATTTGAGGGCGAGAATTTAAGCGGAAAAGGCGAGTGGATAGAATTAAGCTATGGTAAAAATAACCTTGTTGCTAAAAACGGCTTTCACTCTCAAGCCGATATTTTAATCAATACACGCCTTGCAGCAAGCATAGTAGGAGCGACTCCTATGGATAGACCTGAGTGGATTGCTGCTGATTTAAAAGGCGAATTTGTCTATGCAACACTAACCAATAATAAAAAAAGGGAAAGCACAGACGCTGCAAATCCACGCGTTAAAAACATTTACGGACAAATTATAAGGTGGAGCCCTAAGAAAAATAATCATTTAGATACCAAATTTGAGTGGGATATGTTCTTACTCGCTGGTAATCCTACCAAACATCCAAACAGCCTTCATAAAGGAACAAGCAATATCACTAAGGATAATATGTTTAACTCACCTGATGGCTTGAAATTTGATAAATTTGGTCGTCTTTGGATACAAACGGATGGCGATTATTCCAACAAGGGCGATTATGAGGGTATGGGAAATAATCAAATGCTTTGTGCTGATCCTGCCACAGGCGAAATTAGACGCTTTTTAACCGCTCCTATTGCTGCGGAAGTTACTGGACTTGCTTTTTCAAGCGATCATAAAACGATGTTTGTCGGTATCCAGCACCCGGGAGAAAAACTTGCTCCAAGCCACTATCCAAACGGCGGAAATTCTACACCTAGAAGCACCATTGTCCAAATTCGCAAAAAAGACGGCGGCATTATAGGTAGCTAA
- a CDS encoding FkbM family methyltransferase: MRPKYRHIFYDFYLRSSRGEEVVFIDGGAHAGVFSDVALASGGICYAFEPNIYLAAFLKNLYKDNERLILKEQAISHKNEKAIFYNMNEDVVSSGNSIISMPKAKQKSAYEVQMIDFCEFIAELIQKHGKIAFVKLDIEGAEFDVLNALIEKNLYENIEYIMVETHERFFDNPKEKISILKEKIAKKQIKNIYLDWV, translated from the coding sequence ATTCGTCCTAAGTATCGTCATATTTTTTATGATTTTTATCTGCGTTCAAGTAGGGGCGAGGAGGTCGTTTTCATAGACGGCGGAGCGCATGCTGGTGTTTTTAGTGATGTGGCTTTAGCAAGTGGCGGAATTTGCTATGCTTTTGAGCCAAATATCTACCTAGCGGCTTTTTTGAAAAATCTTTATAAGGATAATGAAAGATTGATTTTAAAAGAGCAAGCTATCTCACATAAAAATGAAAAAGCGATTTTTTATAATATGAACGAAGATGTTGTAAGCAGTGGAAATAGCATCATTTCTATGCCTAAAGCAAAGCAAAAAAGTGCTTATGAAGTGCAGATGATAGACTTTTGTGAATTTATCGCAGAGCTTATTCAAAAACACGGCAAAATAGCCTTTGTAAAGCTTGACATTGAAGGGGCTGAATTTGATGTTTTAAACGCTTTGATTGAAAAAAATTTATATGAAAATATCGAGTATATTATGGTAGAAACTCACGAAAGATTTTTTGATAATCCTAAAGAAAAAATAAGCATATTAAAAGAAAAAATCGCAAAAAAGCAAATTAAAAATATCTATTTAGACTGGGTTTAA
- a CDS encoding phosphoglycerate mutase, producing the protein MFRKIKHENGLREIYLGKLRICKYTNMKRYLKYQCELLQNAQMGGGGFHILTFS; encoded by the coding sequence ATGTTTCGTAAAATCAAGCACGAAAATGGTTTAAGAGAAATTTATCTTGGTAAATTAAGAATTTGTAAATATACAAATATGAAAAGATATTTAAAATATCAATGTGAGCTTTTGCAAAATGCACAAATGGGGGGGGGGGGGTTTCATATTTTAACTTTCTCTTAG
- the obgE gene encoding GTPase ObgE, whose protein sequence is MFIDSVKLTLASGDGGKGAVSFRREKHVPLGGPDGGDGGNGGDVIIICDNNTHTLMNFKGKKELRAQNGAAGSGRNKNGKKGTNLELIVPQGTQIIDAKTGKILLDLVKEGQREVFLKGGKGGLGNTHFKNSTNQRPDYAQPGVKGEICEVRLELKLIADVGLVGFPNAGKSTLISVVSNAKPEIANYEFTTLTPKLGLVEVDEYHSFVMADIPGIIEGASGGKGLGLLFLKHIERTNFLLFVLDTMRQMSLKEQFIILKKELLSFSKELSKRSFGVMISKIDSENLGFAKELKENIKDLESFLQNEKPMFILKVSSLDKTGLKELKFKLLEQVKNKN, encoded by the coding sequence ATGTTTATAGATAGCGTAAAATTAACCCTTGCTTCAGGAGACGGCGGCAAAGGAGCGGTAAGCTTTCGCCGTGAAAAGCATGTGCCTTTGGGCGGACCTGATGGCGGAGACGGCGGAAATGGCGGCGATGTAATTATCATTTGTGATAATAATACCCATACTTTAATGAATTTTAAAGGCAAAAAAGAACTTCGCGCACAAAATGGAGCCGCAGGATCTGGGCGTAATAAAAATGGCAAAAAAGGCACAAATTTAGAGCTTATCGTCCCACAAGGAACGCAAATCATTGACGCAAAAACGGGTAAAATTTTGCTTGATTTAGTGAAAGAGGGGCAGAGGGAAGTTTTTTTAAAAGGCGGTAAGGGAGGGCTTGGAAACACGCATTTTAAAAACTCAACTAATCAACGCCCTGATTACGCACAGCCCGGTGTTAAAGGCGAAATTTGCGAGGTAAGGCTTGAGCTAAAACTCATCGCCGATGTAGGTTTAGTAGGCTTTCCAAATGCTGGTAAATCCACTCTTATAAGCGTAGTTTCAAACGCAAAGCCTGAAATTGCCAATTATGAATTCACCACGCTGACACCTAAACTCGGGCTTGTGGAGGTTGATGAATATCACTCTTTTGTAATGGCGGATATCCCGGGCATTATTGAGGGTGCTAGTGGAGGGAAAGGCTTGGGACTTTTGTTTTTAAAGCACATTGAGCGGACGAATTTTTTGCTTTTTGTTTTGGATACGATGAGACAAATGAGCTTAAAAGAGCAATTTATCATTTTAAAAAAGGAGCTTCTTAGCTTTTCTAAAGAGCTTAGTAAGCGTTCTTTTGGTGTGATGATTTCTAAGATTGATAGCGAGAATTTGGGTTTTGCTAAGGAGCTTAAAGAAAATATTAAGGATTTAGAAAGCTTTTTACAAAATGAAAAGCCTATGTTTATCTTAAAAGTTTCAAGCCTTGATAAAACAGGACTTAAAGAGCTTAAATTCAAACTTTTAGAACAAGTGAAAAATAAAAACTAA
- the queF gene encoding preQ(1) synthase has product MRYGEKEIKEFDVDKDLELWENTAQNDYVIKITLPEFCCLCPRSGYPDFATIYVEYMPDKLVVELKAIKIYINSFMNRNISHEASINEIYSTLKDKLKPKWIKVVGDFNPRGNVHTLIECRSDMVVPQCL; this is encoded by the coding sequence ATGCGTTATGGTGAAAAAGAAATTAAAGAATTTGATGTCGATAAAGATTTGGAGCTTTGGGAAAACACGGCACAAAATGATTATGTGATTAAGATTACTTTGCCTGAGTTTTGTTGTCTTTGTCCTAGGAGTGGGTATCCTGATTTTGCCACTATTTATGTGGAGTATATGCCTGATAAGCTTGTCGTTGAGCTAAAAGCGATAAAAATTTATATCAATTCTTTTATGAATCGTAATATTAGCCACGAAGCAAGCATTAATGAAATTTATAGCACTTTAAAAGATAAGTTAAAACCTAAATGGATAAAGGTCGTTGGGGACTTTAACCCACGCGGAAATGTGCATACTCTCATAGAATGCCGTAGCGATATGGTCGTGCCTCAATGTTTATAG